One genomic region from Pagrus major chromosome 24, Pma_NU_1.0 encodes:
- the gypc gene encoding glycophorin-C yields the protein MEVSTTPAPQTPFPGKGWTDVVTEVVNKVVTEVVTETVTKGIITDDGDFAALIGGIVGGVLLLLICVIAVLLWCLSRHKGSYVTNEMDDDADIDDESVGSDTALQSKEPLKVEDEE from the exons ATGGAGGTTTCCACGACTCCTGCCCCTCAAACTCCGTTTCCTGGGAAAGGGTGGACTGATGTCGTGACCGAGGTCGTGAATAAGGTCGTGACTGAGGTCGTGACCGAGACAGTGACAAAGG gtATCATCACAGACGATGGAGATTTTGCAGCCTTGATCGGAG GAATCGTCGGTggcgtgctgctgctgctgatctgtGTAATAGCGGTGCTGCTGTGGTGTCTGTCCAGACACAAAGGCTCATACGTCACCAACGAGATGGACGACGACGCCGACATCGACGACGAGTCTGTCGGCTCTGACACGGCGCTCCAAAGCAAAGAACCTCTGAAGGTCGAGGATGAGGAATAA
- the s100b gene encoding protein S100-B, which produces MTMTDLETSMATIIAVFQKYSEREGDKHKLKKSELKDLLHDELPGLMAHVKDQATLDNLMESLDTDGDAECDFQEFMTFISVVTVCCHEFFEHEDE; this is translated from the exons ATGACAATGACAGACCTGGAGACCTCGATGGCGACCATCATCGCCGTGTTTCAGAAGTAttcagaaagagaaggagacaaacacaaactgaagaaGAGCGAGCTGAAGGATCTGCTGCACGACGAGCTGCCGGGTCTGATGGCG CATGTGAAAGACCAGGCCACTCTTGACAACCTGATGGAGAGCCTGGACACCGACGGCGACGCCGAGTGTGACTTCCAGGAGTTCATGACATTCATCTCCGTGGTGACCGTCTGTTGCCACGAGTTCTTCGAGCATGAAGACGAGTAA